From Lujinxingia vulgaris:
CAGCAGGCGGTCGTGCAATACGTAACCCGGTTCGAAAACCTGCGAGACCGTGCCTGCGGCCCGCTCGGGATCCTCGATCTCGACCATGGCTTCGTGGTAATGCGGGTTCAGGCGTTCGCCCACGGGATCGATCCGCTTGATGTGATTCTTCTCGAAGGCTTCCAGAAGAGACTTCTCGGTCATCTCCACCCCGGTGACGAGGCTTTTGAGATGCTCGTTCTGCTCGATGGCTTCGGCGGGAACGCTTTCAAGAGCGCGGCGCAGGTTGTCGGCCACGGACAGGAGGTCCTTGGTGATGCCGCTGGCGGCATACTTTGCGGCCTCGTCGCGATCCTTGCGCGCGCGGGTGCGGGTGTTCTCCGCGTCCGCCATGGCGCGTAGCAGCTGCTCCTTCAACTGGGCGACCTCGGCGCGCAGGGCATCAGTCTCGTCGAGTTCATTCTCACCCGGAAACGGCACCTCGCCGACATCTTCATTCACCGCGACTTCCGGTTCGACGGC
This genomic window contains:
- a CDS encoding nucleotide exchange factor GrpE, with amino-acid sequence MNEDVGEVPFPGENELDETDALRAEVAQLKEQLLRAMADAENTRTRARKDRDEAAKYAASGITKDLLSVADNLRRALESVPAEAIEQNEHLKSLVTGVEMTEKSLLEAFEKNHIKRIDPVGERLNPHYHEAMVEIEDPERAAGTVSQVFEPGYVLHDRLL